acttaggggcccacctaagacatatcagaacgtagacttgaattaaattaattgaatgggtttgattaattgcaggactcgcagggctgcaaaccatacgatctgtttaatttaataaagttatggattctttcgcattatcgtctatttttggctttgacttgacttagctggggcccccttgaatcaaATCCACGTGGCtatgggctgaagcccaaaaagccatttGGTAGTTCCAGCCCTGCATACAGTTCGTTATTGTATTAATGTACCTAGTTAATAAACATAGACATAttgttaaaactgtttttactTCCAATACTTAATCAAATGATAATATTGCTCATGATAATCATTATACTTATATGTTACCTATGTAACATTTTCTGCATACAATTTCCATGCtagttaaaaacaaacatatatgtatatgcatacATTACACTTTCATTACTAAGAGTGTGAACAAACCAAtaatttatagttcatctcataCAATTCAGATGTAAACCAGACCATTTCAGtatgaagtattttattataccgGCCATTAAAGACTTGTCGGAAATGTTAGATTAAAAACGATCGATTTCCTAAGTGCTGTGTTGCTACTATATAATGTAAGTATAAACAAATGTATTGAAATACTATTGATTCAAAATAACGCAATAATGATAAAGCcctttattataagtaaaaaagaaTCGTGTAAAGATATTATTACTTTCTCTTATCAATTCCGCTAATCTACAACAGTAACGATAGGTTTCAGATTATTTTCCGATCCAGCTTCTACTGCTGAAAGGTAACGGTTTTGTTTCATTACAATTGGAATAAACTGACAATTTGATAGTAGTATGAACCTATTCTTggcaatattttcttttcacgTAGCTGTACCTGccctatttctatttaaattatatgcactTTTCAGAGATTTCAGTGTTATATCAAgaacagtatattttttatgtcggTCAATATAGGTTTTAAAGAGAAGTCGTCAGTCGTCGTCGTCGTTATTTTGTAGTAAGTATAACGTAGAAGTTTTGAACATTAACCCTGTCACCGACATATGAAAGAGCGAAGCTGTCTTTGAATTTATGAGTCTTCAGTATCGTTTCATTTTTATGATACCTTCTCTTGCTTTCAACAACAACAGCAACAATTTGTgtgtaattttatgaataaggaCGGAAGTATGTAACGGGAAAACGCGAAAGCGTGCGccatttgatttgaccaatgagcgcgctcTATGCTTGAGTCGGCAGTCAGATGGTACCGCCCATTTTCCAAGAgtgtatattatgttacttattACCAAGGTGAGATGTCAGATATTACACATCACATTATGTATCTATTGTAAGGCTCACTTGTTTCTTATTTGAAGTTTCGTACTGTTTTCTATATTTGGCTcgtctaatttaaatatgatcttTGGTTTTCTAGCTTTTGTAAACTGCTTGGAAACTGCAGTTGTTacgctaaataatatttattagtatttaagagGAGTCTTGAATGAGCACAGTCGTTATGTGTCAATCTAACAACTATAATCAATCAAAAACTGaaacgtaaattatattttatttacaagatttTCGCCTCATTGTGTTTATTCAAATCgctttcattttactttaactataatattatttactataatatttgcTGCACTAGTTCGACTTTTTAAGTAACGTGGGTGGGTTGTAAGTTTATATCTCcttcttacaaaataaataacaaatcttcaataaaatttagattgagATCCATGCGTAAGCACAATTAGTATCTACAGCAACCAAAATCAATTCATTTAACTCAGTCAAGTGCCATCGAAACAGCGTCGTGACCTTCGAAGTGAATATTTACATACAGCAGCCCATTATCACTttagtaatattagtttagTGATACTATTAGTTGCCCATTGAAAATTTCTATTTTGCAATTACTTccattaagattaattataatcaaattttaaataattatagattcTTAACATTGTTTCGCTGATAAGAGACAAAGCCATTGTGTCAACGCATGTAGTGTCTTACACTAGGGCCCATTCCCGTTTCCAGGGAACCAGTATCAGTACATCAGGTTTCTCCATGGCTCAATAAGAACAGGaacgtcgatttttttttttaatgttataggtggcaagaTATTGTGTatatctataagaccatggtcagacctgctgttctatatggatcagagtgtggggctataaaagggatgactgaaagacaattgcatgttgcagagatgagaatgctgagaggaatgtgtggtgttacgcgaatggatagagtaaggaatgagtacataagaggaagtttgaaagtggcaccggtaaccgagaagctatctggaaaccggctgtcttggtatgggcatgttatgcggaggaatgaggaccatattatgagaaaggttttgagaatggatgggGATGGATATataggtaggggacgacccaagaaacgatggatggattgtgtgaaagacgatatggttagaaaaaatgttacttgtgcgatgacgtctgacagagaagtatggaagaagaagacatgctgcgctcACCCCAAGTAAAGTTGAGATAAAGGCAGGAGGATGAGGATGATGATGTTATAGGggacaaacgagcaggaggctcacctgatggaaagtgattaccaccgcccatggacatctgcaataccaggggggttgcaggtgcgttgccggccttttaggaaggaagAGCCGATGGGCGcaagagccctttttattgtatcatcCATCAGAGATCTTTTCTCAAAGCACATTGGTGTTCTATTGTCCCCCTGTCTGTTTCAGTAGGTCCCTCATTTGGAGAACTATTAAAATGTGGAAACATTTACGATCTAAAAGTGTTCCCAGATTATAGATATAGAGGATATAGAGGACTACAGAGGATAACGTATGCAACCAATATATAGGGTTTTCCAATAAGGACTTGACAACTttccaaataaaatgaaaaccatttaagatatttcaaaaactttataatcgGGTTGAAGAACAttcaatacatttatgtatggaACTCGACTTCGCTCATATGGCCACCGCGGGCACGTTTGCAGCGGTCGATTCGTTGGACCCAATTTTCCATGACTCGGCCACACATGTCGGCCGAAACGGCTGCTATTTCGCGTTCAATGTTGGCTTTGAGCTCTTCCAACGTCGTCGACTTATTAGCATAGACCAACGACTTGATGTAGCcccaaagaaaaaaatctagaGGAGTTAAATCGCACGAACGAGGCGGCCAATCGACTGGTCCATTTTTTGAGATAACACGCTCACCAAACTTGTTCTTTAATAAATGGATTGTAGCGTGTGCTGTGTGGCTTGTGGCGCCGTCCTGTTGAAACCATATGCTGTCCAAGTCTATATATTCCAATTCGGgccaaaaataatcaataatcatGATAGCGATAACGATCACAGTAACGTGGCGACCACTATCGTCGACGAAAAAATATGGCTCTATGACGCCGCCGGCATGCAAACCGCACCAAACAGGTGTCTTTGGTGGATGAAGTGGTTTTTCATTAAGCATATGTGGATTTTCACGCGCCCAATActgcatattttgtttattgacaAAGCCATTGAGCCAGAAATGAGCTTCGTCACTGAAGATGATTTAGCGATGACATTGATCATCTTGGCGCATCCTTTCCAGAGCCCAATCGGAAAATGTACGTCGCTCCGAATGGTCTATCGGCTTTAATTCTTGAGTGAGCTTGATCTTTTATGGGTGAAAAGCAAGATCCTTACGCAAAATTCGCCATAAAGTAGTCTTGGCGATACTCAACTCTTGAGAACGCCGTGGAATTGACTGATTTGGTTCATTTGCTACGGACGCTTCAACAGCAGCGATATTTTCGACACTTCGACCAACCCGTTATCTCACTGTCACTGCAACATCACACAACGAACATGTAGACTGAAACTCTTTCACTAAACTTGTTACTGCCTGTCTACTAGGGCGAGAATTACGACCGAAAATCGGAGTTAACGCTCTTAAAGTAGCGGCCATCGACTCCGAATTTctgtagtaaattattatgatttgcaGACGTTGTTCGTTCGTGTACTTCACCATCATGAAAATGTTATGTCTACTGAATAAACTGACAGTGACAGTTCGATGTTAAGTGAAAAGGTTAGTTAAcaatctaaattcaaaattgtcAAGTCCCTATTGGAAAACCCCTTACTTATTCTTTATTTGATAACATGATTTGAATTATTGGcaaatcaaatttaaagtaataataaataaataacttaccgTAAGTTATTTTGAtactaaaaactataaatatgaaaaacagCTACATATACAGAAAAACACTGAATTTCCTTATTgcgtttttcaataaataataacaaaatcaaagtgaaaaaaaaattaaaatatttgaatgcatCTAATTTCTATTTTCTAGTGACATAAGACAATAGACATTGACAAATTAGTCAAGTGTGACATCCGTCATAAAAATGGCTGCGCTTAGAGTATTTAGtcgtaatataccttatttacgACAACAATTTTCAGCATTACTAGGAAACACTTCGCCTTCAGTCAAATTTATTTGTGTTGTAGTAGTAATAGgttatattttgtcattttctGAAGATGTTGTGGACGTTCTTAGTGTTACGCCAGGATATCTGTTACCTCCTTCTTTTCAATTGTGGTCCACTTTCACATTCTGGTTTCTCGAAATACATTTGTGGGAGGTGATCATTGATATCATAACGGTTGGTTTATGTGGGAAATTAATAGAGCCCCTATGGGGCCAAATGGAGATGATGAAGTTCTTTTTCCTAACGAACATTGGAGTTGcatttttaacaacattttattacttgGTGATATATTCTTGGACTCAAGATACATCATTGCTATTCGATATACACGTGCATGGCCTTGCGGGCTATCTCGCTGCTGTGAGTGTGGCTGTGAAACAAATAATGCCGGATcaccttttaataaaaacaccaTTGGGTATgacaaaagtataaataatattgaattgaaatttatagctgaattgtatatttattgaagccttttcaatgttttataacaTGAACTTCTAATTTCATTAACActcaaaaaaattacaaaacatctttacaatttatttggttCATTTTTAGGAAAACTTACAAATAGATCCTTGCCACTGCTAATTCTAATAGCAGCTATATTACTCTGGGCTGTTGGTGCCTTAGAAGGTACTTATCCTTGTATGTGGGGCAGTGGGACTCTACTATCATGGATTTACCTGAGATTTTTGCAACGCCATAGCAGTGGTACAAGAGGAGATATGGCTgaaaattttagttttgataAGTAAGtcaatttttacaaaaacttaaaGTACACATAATATTCAAGATATTTAATATCTAGCCTAGCCTTCTATAGA
The window above is part of the Vanessa tameamea isolate UH-Manoa-2023 chromosome 6, ilVanTame1 primary haplotype, whole genome shotgun sequence genome. Proteins encoded here:
- the LOC113393485 gene encoding transmembrane protein 115 yields the protein MAALRVFSRNIPYLRQQFSALLGNTSPSVKFICVVVVIGYILSFSEDVVDVLSVTPGYLLPPSFQLWSTFTFWFLEIHLWEVIIDIITVGLCGKLIEPLWGQMEMMKFFFLTNIGVAFLTTFYYLVIYSWTQDTSLLFDIHVHGLAGYLAAVSVAVKQIMPDHLLIKTPLGKLTNRSLPLLILIAAILLWAVGALEGTYPCMWGSGTLLSWIYLRFLQRHSSGTRGDMAENFSFDNFFPTVLQPIVRGILRPGHRCCVRIGLCSPSTRRVHLALSNRGVGVIIPGVEPQDMERRRQIALKALSERLSKTSEQTRQKNLSTKVNMEAVRKMQSSHVIPQFPTETETSQPAAPAETTLIDISADPSPPTTKTS